The following proteins come from a genomic window of Aspergillus luchuensis IFO 4308 DNA, chromosome 3, nearly complete sequence:
- a CDS encoding MFS transporter (COG:P;~EggNog:ENOG410PJE9;~InterPro:IPR020846,IPR011701,IPR004737,IPR036259;~PFAM:PF07690;~TransMembrane:12 (i35-53o73-90i102-121o127-147i159-181o201-219i306-329o349-374i386-405o411-434i441-465o471-493i);~go_component: GO:0016021 - integral component of membrane [Evidence IEA];~go_function: GO:0015112 - nitrate transmembrane transporter activity [Evidence IEA];~go_function: GO:0015113 - nitrite transmembrane transporter activity [Evidence IEA];~go_function: GO:0022857 - transmembrane transporter activity [Evidence IEA];~go_process: GO:0015706 - nitrate transport [Evidence IEA];~go_process: GO:0015707 - nitrite transport [Evidence IEA];~go_process: GO:0055085 - transmembrane transport [Evidence IEA]) — protein sequence MDHIKLLFVSPEVNPSNRKAQSIPILNPFDKYGRVFFFSWLGFMVAFLSWYAFPPLLTDTIRQDLNMTETQVANSNIVALLATLLVRFVAGPLCDKFGPRLVFIGLLLCGSIPTAMAGLVTTPNGLIALRFFVGILGGTFVPCQVWCTGFFDKKIVGTANALAGGWGNAGGGITFFVMPAVYDSLVKVQGLPPHKAWRVAYIVPFIIIVGVALTMLFVCEDTPTGKWSERHLWVKEATESEGNIIDINSGIPSKAPSVSDMMADVEKKGGAQTPMSLGAESQQIGQFDALRTDTVVAPTRKEALNVLFSMFTAAVAIPYACTFGAELAIESVLANYYVANFPSMGQTESGRWAAMFGLLNIICRPAGGFVADFLYRTTQSLWSKKILLVSLGLITGAFQLAIGLTNPKTEATMFGLMAGLAFFLEACNGAIFSLVPHVYPFANGVVSGAVGGMGNFGGIIFAIIFRYNGSHYAQSLWIIGAISLAANVGISWIRPVAKNPVVRQ from the exons ATGGATCACATCAAGCTACTCTTTGTCTCTCCGGAGGTTAACCCGAGTAATCGCAAAGCACAGTCTATCCCTATCCTCAACCCGTTTGACAAATATGGTcgggttttcttcttctcatggCTGGGTTTCATGGTAGCTTTCCTGTCGTGGTATGCCTTTCCACCGTTG TTGACCGACACAATTCGCCAAGATCTTAACATGACAGAGACGCAGGTCGCAAACTCGAACATTGTTGCTCTGCTCGCGAC TCTGCTTGTGCGATTCGTAGCAGGACCCCTTTGTGACAAATTCGGTCCTCGTCTGGTCTTCATCGGGCTGCTGCTTTGTGGGTCGATTCCAACTGCCATGGCGGGGCTTGTCACCACTCCCAATGGCCTGATTGCCCTGCGCTTCTTCGTGGGTATCCTCGGAGGTACCTTTGTCCCATGCCAGGTCTGGTGCACGGGATTCTTCGACAAGAAGATTGTTGGAACTGCAAATGCTCTTGCTGGTGGCTGGGGCAATGCTGGTGGCGGAATCACCTT CTTCGTTATGCCCGCTGTGTACGATTCCCTCGTCAAAGTCCAGGGCTTGCCACCACACAAAGCATGGCGCGTGGCATATATTGTGccgttcatcatcatcgtcggggTTGCCCTGACCATGCTCTTCGTATGTGAGGACACGCCGACGGGCAAATGGTCAGAGCGTCATCTCTGGGTGAAGGAGGCCACTGAGTCTGAGGGCAACATCATTGATATCAACTCGGGAATTCCATCCAAAGCCCCCTCGGTGTCCGACATGATGGCGGACGTGGAGAAGAAAGGCGGCGCCCAGACCCCCATGTCCCTGGGAGCCGAGTCCCAGCAGATTGGCCAGTTCGACGCGCTGCGGACGGACACGGTAGTAGCACCCACGCGCAAAGAGGCCCTGAACGTGCTCTTCAGTATGTTCACTGCAGCCGTCGCCATCCCATACGCCTGCACTTTCGGAGCAGAACTTGCCATCGAGTCTGTTCTGGCAAACTACTACGTAGCGAACTTTCCCAGTATGGGACAGACCGAGTCCGGACGATGGGCCGCCATGTTCGGGCTACTGAATATCATCTGCCGACCGGCCGGTGGCTTCGTGGCCGACTTTTTGTATCGAACCACACAGAGCCTATGGTCGAAGAAGATCCTGCTGGTCTCCTTGGGACTCATCACGGGAGCTTTCCAGCTCGCGATCGGACTCACCAACCCGAAGACCGAGGCCACCATGTTCGGCCTCATGGCCGGGCTTGCCTTTTTCCTCGAAGCCTGCAATGGCGCCATTTTTTCTTTGGTACCTCATGTGTATCCATTTGCCAATG GTGTCGTGTCGGGTGCTGTCGGCGGTATGGGCAATTTTGGTGGAATCATCtttgccatcatcttccgctACAATGGGTCGCACTATGCTCAATCGCTGTGGATCATCGGGGCGATCTCGCTGGCAGCGAACGTGGGCATTTCGTGGATCCGGCCGGTGGCGAAGAACCCGGTTGTGAGGCAGTAG
- the niiA gene encoding nitrite reductase niiA (COG:C;~EggNog:ENOG410PJ0A;~InterPro:IPR036188,IPR005117,IPR017941,IPR041854, IPR006066,IPR006067,IPR012748,IPR036136,IPR036922, IPR023753,IPR007419;~PFAM:PF07992,PF01077,PF13806,PF04324,PF00070, PF00355,PF03460;~TransMembrane:1 (i45-62o);~go_function: GO:0008942 - nitrite reductase [NAD(P)H] activity [Evidence IEA];~go_function: GO:0016491 - oxidoreductase activity [Evidence IEA];~go_function: GO:0020037 - heme binding [Evidence IEA];~go_function: GO:0051536 - iron-sulfur cluster binding [Evidence IEA];~go_function: GO:0051537 - 2 iron, 2 sulfur cluster binding [Evidence IEA];~go_process: GO:0055114 - oxidation-reduction process [Evidence IEA]), translated as MPLLDGSGNGDAVVMDSVPSVLPPAVDSLPDPATRRSASNRRQKIVVVGLGMVAISFIEKLVKQDSERRKYDIVVIGEEPHIAYNRVGLSSFFEHRKIEDLYLNPREWYGSIKDRSFDYHLNTRVTDIFPDRKTVKTSTDDVIPYDILILATGSDAVLPTRTPGHDAKGIFVYRTISDLEKLIEFASKHKGETGVTVGGGLLGLEAAKAMTDLQDFGSVKLVDRNKWVLARQLDGDAGTLVTRKIRELGLDVLHEKRVARINTDDDNNVTGIVFEDGEELSCSCICFAIGVRPRDELGQSAGIQCAGRGGFVIDESLQTSIEDIYAIGECASWENQTFGIIAPGIEMADVLAYNLTNPDKEPKSFKRPDLSTKLKLLGVDVASFGDFFADRDGPKFLPGQRPSMPSGGAAEDEPAVKALTYKDPFGGVYKKYLFTMDGKYLLGGMMIGDTKDYLKLNQMVKSQKELDVPPSQFILGAQSGGEENADDLDDSTQICACHNVTKGDLVSNIKNGTCKTVAEVKSCTKAGTGCGGCMPLVQSIFNKAMLDMGQEVSNNLCAHIPHSRADLYNIIAIKQLKTFEDVMRTVGKNPDSLGCELCKPAIASILSSLFNRHIMDKDLHELQETNDRFLANIQRNGTFSVVPRVPGGEITADKLITIGQVAKKYNLYCKITGGQRIDLFGAKKQDLLDIWTELVDAGMESGHAYAKSLRTIKSCVGTTWCRFGIGDSVGMAIRLEERYKSIRSPHKLKGAVSGCVRECAEAQNKDFGLISTDKGFNIFVGGNGGAKPRHSEILAKDVPPEKVIPMIDRYLIFYIRTADKLQRTARWIENLPGGIEYLREVVVEDKLGIGAEMEQQMQELVDSYFCEWTETVRNPKRRKYFQQFANTNDTVDTVEVITERDQQRPTYWPSEPAKEDFKGHQWSSLSWQPIIKADYFSDGSPQMSSANVKRGDTQLAIFKVKGKYYATQQMCPHKRAFVLSDGLIGDDDAGKYWVSCPYHKRNFELNGEQAGRCSNDESMNIATFPIEERDDGWIYLKLPPVEELDSILGTEKWKVRKGEAPDPFKKHDKKYKGMRGKKAGEKASGCSTVASSTVIDW; from the exons ATGCCTCTGTTGGATGGATCAGGGAATGGTGACGCTGTCGTCATGGACAGCGTCCCCAGCGTTCTCCCTCCTGCAGTTGATTCCCTACCAGATCCGGCTACTCGCCGATCGGCTTCGAATAGGCGCCAGAAGATCGTGGTGGTCGGCTTGGGAATGGTGGCTATATCCTTCAT TGAGAAGCTCGTCAAGCAGGACTCAGAGCGACGAAAGTATGATATCGTTGTCATTGGTGAAGAACCACACATTGCCTACAATCGAGTCGGCCTATCGTCCTTTTTTGAGCATCGCAAGATCGAAGATCTATACTTGAACCCAAGAGAATGG TACGGTTCCATCAAAGACCGATCCTTTGACTATCACCTCAACACTCGGGTAACCGACATCTTTCCCGACCGTAAGACGGTCAAAACATCGACTGATGATGTTATTCCTTACGATATCCTGATTTTGGCTACGGGTTCTGATGCCGTACTTCCCACGCGCACCCCGGGACACGATGCCAAGGGCATCTTTGTCTACCGGACGATCTCGGATCTGGAAAAGCTCATAGAGTTTGCATCCAAGCATAAAGGTGAGACGGGCGTCACTGTAGGAGGTGGTCTGCTGGGCCTAGAGGCGGCCAAAGCGATGACAGACCTGCAAGACTTTGGCAGTGTCAAACTTGTCGATCGCAACAAGTGGGTGTTAGCGAGACAGCTGGATGGAGATGCTGGCACCCTTGTGACCCGCAAGATTCGAGAGCTGGGCTTGGATGTACTACACGAGAAGCGCGTTGCGCGCATCAATACGGATGACGATAACAACGTTACTGGAATTGTTTTCGAAGATGGTGAAGAACTCAGCTGCTCATGCATCTGTTTTGCT ATCGGAGTCAGGCCACGAGATGAGCTGGGCCAGTCCGCGGGAATCCAGTgtgctggaagaggaggtttCGTCATTGATGAAAG CCTCCAGACATCCATCGAAGACATTTATGCGATCGGAGAATGTGCAAGTTGGGAGAACCAAACCTTTGGTATCATCGCTCCCGGCATCGAGATGGCCGACGTGCTCGCATACAACCTCACCAACCCCGACAAGGAACCCAAAAGCTTCAAGCGACCCGATCTCAGTACCAAGCTAAAGCTGCTAGGTGTCGATGTGGCTAGCTTTGGTGACTTCTTCGCCGATCGGGATGGGCCCAAGTTCCTCCCCGGTCAACGGCCGTCAATGCCCTCCGGAGGTGCAGCTGAAGATGAGCCAGCTGTAAAGGCGCTTACATACAAGGATCCTTTTGGCGGTGTCTACAAGAAATATCTCTTTACCATGGACGGCAAATACCTCCTGGGTGGTATGATGATCGGGGATACGAAGGACTATCTCAAGTTGAACCAGATGGTCAAGTCCCAAAAAGAGCTGGACGTACCTCCCAGCCAGTTCATTCTGGGGGCTCAGAGCGGTGGGGAGGAAAATGCCGATGATCT GGATGACAGCACTCAAATTTGTGCCTGCCATAATGTTACCAAAGGCGACTTGGTTTCGAACATTAAGAATGGCACCTGCAAAACCGTTGCGGAGGTCAAATCGTGCACTAAAGCGGGAACCGGCTGTGGCGGCTGTATGCCGCTAGTGCAGTCCATCTTCAACAAGGCCATGCTGGACATGGGACAAGAAGTCTCGAACAACT TATGTGCTCATATTCCACACTCGCGGGCCGACCTCTacaacatcatcgccatTAAGCAACTGAAGACGTTCGAGGATGTCATGAGGACGGTCGGCAAGAACCCCGATTCGCTTGGCTGCGAGCTCTGTAAGCCTGCAATTGCCTCGATTCTCTCCAGTCTTTTCAATAGACATATCATGGATAAGGATTTACACGAGTTACAAGAAACAAACGATCGGTTCCTTGCCAACATTCAGCGGAACGGGACCTTCTCGGTTGTTCCTCGAGTACCTGGAGGAGAAATCACGGCGGACAAACTGATTACGATCGGGCAGGTCGCCAAGAAATACAACCTCTACTGCAAGATCACTGGTGGTCAGCGTATCGATTTGTTTGGAGCCAAGAAGCAGGATCTGCTTGACATCTGGACGGAACTGGTCGATGCAGGTATGGAGAGCGGGCATGCGTATGCCAAGTCGCTTCGGACTATCAAG AGCTGCGTGGGGACCACATGGTGCCGGTTCGGTATTGGCGACAGTGTTGGCATGGCCATCCGGCTAGAAGAACGCTACAAGAGTATCCGCTCCCCGCACAAGCTAAAGGGCGCTGTCTCCGGCTGCGTGCGAGAATGCGCCGAGGCACAGAACAAAGA TTTTGGTCTTATTTCCACCGACAAGGGCTTCAACATCTTCGTTGGAGGCAACGGAGGTGCCAAACCTCGGCATTCCGAGATCCTCGCGAAAGATGTTCCGCCCGAGAAGGTCATTCCGATGATCGATCGGTATCTTATATTCTACATTCGCACGGCAGACAAGCTCCAGCGGACAGCTCGCTGGATTGAGAATCTCCCTGGTGGTATTGAATATCTACGCGAGGTAGTTGTGGAAGATAAACTGGGCATTGGGGCGGAGATGGAACAGCAGATGCAGGAACTGGTCGACAGTTACTTCTGCGAGTGGACCGAAACGGTCCGGAACCCCAAGCGACGCAAATACTTCCAACAATTTGCTAATACGAATGATACCGTCGACACCGTGGAGGTGATCACGGAGCGCGACCAGCAGCGCCCGACCTATTGGCCCAGCGAACCGGCCAAAGAGGACTTTAAGGGCCACCAATGGTCCAGTCTCTCGTGGCAGCCTATCATCAAAGCTGACTACTTTTCGGATGGCTCGCCACAGATGTCATCCGCCAATGTGAAGCGTGGGGATACGCAGttggccatcttcaaggTCAAGGGCAAGTACTACGCGACGCAACAGATGTGCCCTCACAAGCGGGCGTTTGTCCTGTCAGACGGGCTGATCGGCGACGATGACGCCGGCAAGTACTGGGTGTCATGTCCCTACCACAAGCGCAACTTCGAGCTGAACGGAGAGCAAGCGGGTCGATGCTCGAACGACGAGAGCATGAACATCGCGACGTTCCCGATTGAGGAACGGGACGACGGGTGGATCTATCTGAAGCTGCCGCCTGTCGAGGAGCTGGACTCAATTCTGGGGACGGAGAAGTGGAAGGTGCGGAAGGGCGAGGCGCCCGATCCTTTCAAGAAGCATGACAAGAAGTATAAGGGGATGcgagggaagaaggcggGCGAGAAGGCATCTGGGTGCAGTACGGTTGCGTCGTCCACGGTGATTGACTGGTAG
- the niaD gene encoding nitrate reductase NiaD (COG:C;~EggNog:ENOG410PGA1;~InterPro:IPR001834,IPR017927,IPR008333,IPR008335, IPR039261,IPR036400,IPR014756,IPR012137,IPR036374, IPR001433,IPR017938,IPR022407,IPR018506,IPR000572, IPR001709,IPR005066,IPR001199;~PFAM:PF00173,PF00174,PF00175,PF00970,PF03404;~go_function: GO:0016491 - oxidoreductase activity [Evidence IEA];~go_function: GO:0020037 - heme binding [Evidence IEA];~go_function: GO:0030151 - molybdenum ion binding [Evidence IEA];~go_function: GO:0043546 - molybdopterin cofactor binding [Evidence IEA];~go_function: GO:0050464 - nitrate reductase (NADPH) activity [Evidence IEA];~go_process: GO:0006809 - nitric oxide biosynthetic process [Evidence IEA];~go_process: GO:0042128 - nitrate assimilation [Evidence IEA];~go_process: GO:0055114 - oxidation-reduction process [Evidence IEA]) gives MATVTEVLTEPFTAQGVALKSGPIKVHQEELPAVELPDIPLPPPSKAPTEVLSIDKPTPDYHVPRDPRLIRLTGVHPFNVEPPLTALYDEGFLTSPELFYVRNHGPVPLVKDEDIPNWEISIEGLVEKPLVLNFREILQKYDQITAPITLVCAGNRRKEQNVVRKTKGFSWGSAGLSTALWTGPMMADILRSAKPLRKAKYVCMEGADKLPNGYYGTSIKLNWAMDPNRGIMLAHKMNGEDLRPDHGRPLRAVVPGQIGGRSVKWLKKLILTDAPSDNWYHIYDNRVLPTMVSPEMSSSDPNWWRDDRYAIYDLNVNSSVVYPEHKEVLDLASAGPSYNVKGYAYAGGGRRITRVEISLDKGKSWRLANISYAEDKYRDFEGDLFGGRVDMSWRETCFCWSFWSLDIAIPELENTDAILVRAMDEALSLQPRDMYWSVLGMMNNPWFRVTITKENGTLRFDHPTDPTGPGGWMERVKKAGGDLANGNWGERHAGEEPAEPEPEKEINMKKDGVNRMIDLEEFKKNSSDEKPWFIVNGEVYDGTAFLEGHPGGAQSIISSAGIDVSEEFLAIHSETAKAMMPDYHTGTMDKASLKALKNDSAPESDEPRATFLQSKSWSKMTLVKRKDVSWDTRIFTFQLQHDKQTLGLPIGQHLMIKVADPISKEAIIRSYTPISDTNQEGTMDLLVKIYFDTPTVKGGKMTMALEKLALGSEIDCKGPTGRFEYLGNGKIMVSGKERHVSSFKMICGGTGITPIFQVLRAVIQDKQDPTSCVVLDGNRQEEDILCRDELDAYEALDSKKCKVVHTLTKAPDSWTGRRGRISEDLLKQYAIPDGKSMVLICGPEAMEKSARKILLEQGWAESDLHFF, from the exons ATGGCGACTGTCACTGAGGTGCTGACAGAGCCTTTCACCGCTCAAGGGGTCGCCCTCAAGTCGGGTCCGATCAAGGTCCACCAAGAGGAGCTGCCTGCCGTGGAACTTCCAGACATTCCTCTGCCGCCCCCTTCAAAAGCACCAACCGAAGTTCTCAGTATAGACAAACCAACTCCCGATTATCATGTCCCCCGCGACCCTCGCCTTATCAGACTGACGGGTGTTCATCCCTTCAATGTCGAGCCTCCACTTACGGCTCTGTACGATGAAG GCTTCTTGACTTCCCCGGAACTATTCTATGTGAGAAATCATGGCCCGGTACCTTTGGTGAAGGACGAAGACATCCCAAATTGGGAGATTAGCATCGAAGG CCTAGTGGAGAAGCCGCTTGTCCTCAACTTCCGGGAAATCTTGCAGAAATACGATCAGATCACAGCACCAATCACTCTCGTCTGTGCGGGAAACAGACGGAAGGAGCAGAATGTGGTCAGGAAGACCAAAGGTTTCTCATGGGGTTCCGCTGGCCTGTCGACAGCCCTTTGGACTGGCCCAATGATGGCAGATATCCTACGGAGTGCGAAGCCTCTGAGGAAAGCCAAGTATGTTTGCATGGAGGGAGCAGATAAGCTG CCAAACGGGTATTACGGCACCTCAATCAAACTCAATTGGGCCATGGATCCCAATAGGGGAATCATGCTGGCCCACAAAATGAACGGCGAGGATCTCCGTCCTGACCACGGCCGTCCCCTGAGAGCCGTCGTACCCGGCCAGATCGGTGGCCGAAGTGTCAAATGGCTCAAGAAGCTCATTCTGACTGATGCGCCCAGTGATAACTGGTACCACATCTATGACAACCGAGTATTACC GACAATGGTTTCGCCCGAAATGTCATCCAGTGACCCAAACTGGTGGCGCGATGACCGATATGCAATTTATGATTTGAACGTGAACTCTTCTGTAGTATACCCCGAGCACAAGGAGGTGCTGGATCTTGCGTCGGCAGGCCCGTCGTACAACGTGAAAGGATATGCCTATGCAGGAGGCGGTCGGAGGATTACAAGAGTTGAAATATCTTTAGACAAAGGCAAAT CCTGGCGATTGGCCAACATTTCATATGCCGAAGACAAGTATCGTGACTTCGAAGGGGACCTGTTCGGTGGCAGAGTAGACATGTCCTGGCGCGAGACTTGTTTCTGCTGGAGCTTTTGGTCGCTGGATATCGCCATTCCCGAGCTAGAAAATACAGATGCCATTCTTGTGCGGGCCATGGATGAGGCCTTGTCTCTCCAACCGCGCGATATGTACTGGTCTGTTCTGGGCATGATGAATAATCCTTGGTTCCGGGTCACCATCACAAAGGAGAATGGGACTCTCAGGTTCGACCACCCAACAGATCCTACCGGgcctggtggatggatggaacgCGTCAAAAAGGCCGGTGGTGATCTGGCCAACGGTAACTGGGGAGAAAGACACGCAGGAGAGGAACCGGCAGAGCCAGAGcccgagaaggagatcaaCATGAAGAAAGACGGCGTGAACCGGATGATCGACCTTGAAGAATTCAAGAAGAACTCAAGCGATGAGAAACCCTGGTTCATCGTGAACGGCGAAGTGTACGATGGCACGGCATTCCTTGAGGGCCATCCTGGAGGAGCTCAGAGTATCATTTCCTCTGCTGGCATCGACGTTTCGGAGGAATTTTTGGCCATCC ATAGCGAAACGGCCAAAGCCATGATGCCTGATTACCATACCGGAACCATGGATAAGGCGTCGTTGAAAGCGCTCAAGAACGATAGCGCACCAGAATCGGATGAACCTCGCGCAACATTCCTCCAGTCGAAATCATGGTCAAAGATGACCCttgtgaagaggaaggacgTGTCATGGGACACCCGCATTTTCACTTTCCAGCTTCAACATGACAAACAGACCCTGGGCCTGCCCATTGGCCAGCATCTCATGATCAAGGTCGCTGACCCCATCAGCAAAGAAGCCATTATCCGCTCATACACCCCTATCTCCGATACCAACCAGGAAGGCACCATGGACCTGCTGGTCAAGATTTACTTCGACACTCCCACAGTCAAAGGTGGCAAGATGACCATGGCTCTCGAGAAACTCGCATTGGGATCAGAAATCGACTGCAAGGGTCCCACTGGCAGGTTCGAGTACCTTGGAAACGGCAAGATTATGGTGAGCGGCAAAGAGCGCCATGTTAGTTCTTTCAAGATGATCTGTGGAGGAACTGGTATCACGCCAATTTTCCAAGTGCTACGTGCAGTGATACAGGACAAGCAGGACCCAACCTCATGCGTGGTCCTGGATGGCAATAGacaggaagaggacattCTCTGTCGTGACGAACTGGACGCCTATGAAGCGTTGGATAGCAAGAAGTGCAAGGTGGTACACACATTAACCAAGGCTCCGGACAGTTGGACTGGACGTCGTGGACGTATATCGGAAGACCTGCTGAAGCAGTATGCCATTCCCGACGGCAAGAGCATGGTGCTCATCTGTGGTCCAGAGGCCATGGAGAAGTCCGCCCGCAAGATCCTACTGGAGCAAGGATGGGCGGAGTCGGACCTTCATTTCTTCTGA
- a CDS encoding uncharacterized protein (COG:S;~EggNog:ENOG410PP1B;~InterPro:IPR012423;~PFAM:PF07904;~go_component: GO:0005634 - nucleus [Evidence IEA];~go_component: GO:0043189 - H4/H2A histone acetyltransferase complex [Evidence IEA];~go_process: GO:0006355 - regulation of transcription, DNA-templated [Evidence IEA]) gives MPPRKKAKLTPQNENAEPSASTTDQPTTADYDPVTDPWTDEQETALLKGIIKWKPVGMHKHFRMIAISEFMKSQGYAPAHAEHTRIPGIWKKLGTLYNLPALDEREDSLITDTAEDSKEFYCPFELPQDEYGELMFERRLAMEGTASPDPSTHAGSRRGSTVADTDEPRSSPAPSRGRKSGRGGRTSGRGTRSSRLQVEVEPPAKGSGAAEEEGDSGEETGANEDGDEDGSDAAKDDSEVDEEAEGGSPTTRSTRAQTSRTKQKGRSAAGTGTRRGRRRQP, from the exons ATGCCCCCGCGCAAGAAAGCCAAACTCACTCCTCAAAATGAGAATGCCGAGCCGTCCGCAAGCACCACTGACCAGCCAACAACCGCGGATTACGACCCAGTGACAGATCCCTGGACGGACGAGCAAGAGACCGCGTTGTTGAAGGGCATTATAAAATGGAAGCCTGTAG GCATGCACAAGCACTTCCGCATGATCGCGATTTCGGAGTTCATGAAAAGCCAAGGATATGCGCCCGCGCACGCTGAACACACACGGATACCAGGGATATGGAAGAAGCTGGGTACATTATACAATCTTCCGGCCTTGGATGAACGG GAAGATTCATTGATAACAGACACCGCGGAGGACTCGAAGGAATTCTACTGCCCGTTCGAACTACCCCAGGACGAATACGGAGAACTGATGTTCGAACGGCGACTGGCGATGGAAGGGACGGCGTCTCCTGATCCGAGCACGCATGCGGGATCGAGGAGGGGGAGCACGGTGGCTGATACGGACG AACCACGCTCTTCCCCCGCGCCATCACGAGGACGGAAATCAGGCCGTGGCGGGCGTACCTCTGGACGAGGCACGCGTTCGTCGCGTCTTCAAGTCGAAGTTGAACCGCCGGCGAAGGGTTCCGGAgctgcggaggaagaaggggattCTGGCGAGGAGACAGGCGCGaatgaagatggcgatgaagatggtTCGGACGCTGCGAAGGATGATAGCgaggtcgatgaggaagCGGAGGGAGGATCGCCTACGACGCGAAGTACGCGCGCCCAGACATCGAGGACGAAGCAGAAGGGGAGAAGTGCAGCAGGCACAGGAACTCGGAGGGGTCGACGGCGTCAGCCTTGA